A single region of the Vicia villosa cultivar HV-30 ecotype Madison, WI linkage group LG4, Vvil1.0, whole genome shotgun sequence genome encodes:
- the LOC131594575 gene encoding probable disease resistance protein At4g27220 gives MDAVISFAGKIAEPVVVPIRRHSGYIVYYKDNLKKMKTDVQNLEGKKHIVQHKVEEAIRNGEEIEIIVQNWLNTVDNTVAEANQLIDSEGHAKAQCSMGHFPNLCTRYQLGSKIKKMILGISKLEERNFDQVSHRAASQVTVTPFGRGYEALDSRTCMLNEIMMELNNPNIFIIGVYGMGGVGKTTLVKQLAWQARNDGLFDTVVMATISGSPNLEKIHEQIADDLDLKFNKTVKEGRARELRGRIGKEKSILVILDDIWGKLDLEELGIPFGDDHKGCKLVVTSRDLHVLTCEVGTQKEFRLDVLLEEDSWKLFEKMAGDVVVQEFNIKPIAVKVAKCCAGLPLLIVTVAKALRKKDAFAWKDALNQLERFDQGGLLDKVYSTLELSYNCLESEELKLLFSFIGSFGLDDIHNGQLIIFYWGLGLFRNCHTLRDARTRYHKLVNDLKASSLLLESRAEVIGIHDHVRHVAKSIASRTRPTYGIQRCSKVEEWPEMDQLRKYHQIILPWSYIYKLPEKLECPELKLLLLENIGDYLKVPDNFFSGMIELKVISLFGVEFSPSPPLSLCLLTKLQTLVLAGSLLGDISIIGELKSLKILRLERSDLKELPKEIGQLTNLQFLNITNCPRLRFIPANVISSLTCLEELYMGNCFIQWDVKGSKNQSGNASLEELRNLSHLTALDIMIQDASVLPRDLQVFEKLERYNIFVGDKWKWSLAWSGGVPESSRVLKLEDSRSLSILSDRGFNFLLNSAEDMCLAKIHCVGNVFYELNRKGFPQLKNLCIQDSTELKYITDSSGYVHPDPALPNLETLALQNLINLEEICHGPVPIQSFTKLRSFEVKGCDKLKNLLWYSLVSSLPRLSEMKVSNCKMITEIIAMEASEADNENDRTMFPKLHSLELECLPSLISLCSAPLPAHNSPMALFDQKVGMPCLELLKLSKINSRKLWDDILPGRSCIQNLTSLTIDKCGIRTYAFSSSMARELVKLTYLGISNCQMLEEIFVSDENSGCLPLSQQPFSNNEVIFPNLETLEISHMEHLKSIWHNQLAPNSFCKLKQLKIKFCSEISIVFPSCVLEKLQNLKTVTVTDCPALEVVFETQGGGRQTRLEMHLKTLNLKNLPMLKHIWSGNPKESFKFQNLCLLTVITCKSLNHVFPLAVAKELQNLQKLYIAECGIEMVVAHDEMADTVPILIFPELTDLSFRNLTQLRSFYCGLHTLDCPVLRRVDVLHCDNLVLFKPKSLNCQDIVPVDVLPLLSIEKVAPNASELILNIKDVTMLCNGQLNDEHIYTVTALRLRCFHDESDKFPAGFLQRFINLKKLYVTCSSFTDILSRDNHGFIWQEKSEVQPVIQRIETLCLVKCSRLKEVVPSSMLFESLEQLEVGNCAGLENILKSSTVANLPKLWKLCIDGCVKIEEIVASEDENDASELALKLRYLRLTNLPRLSSFCKGKHDFKFPRLMTLYVINCPVMETFSHGMLNAPQLLEVRVTPQAEWEWNGDLNTTIKKIAAKRVM, from the exons ATGGATGCTGTTATTTCATTTGCTGGTAAAATTGCTGAACCTGTGGTTGTACCTATTAGACGTCACTCTGGTTACATAGTCTACTACAAGGACAACCTTAAAAAGATGAAAACTGATGTCCAGAATCTAGAGGGTAAAAAACATATTGTGCAACACAAGGTTGAAGAGGCTATAAGGAACGGCGAAGAGATTGAAATTATTGTCCAGAACTGGCTGAACACAGTTGACAACACTGTTGCTGAGGCAAATCAACTTATTGACAGTGAAGGCCATGCAAAAGCTCAATGTTCTATGGGGCACTTTCCAAATCTGTGCACAAGGTATCAGCTGGGTAGCAAGATCAAAAAGATGATACTAGGTATTTCTAAACTAGAAGAAAGAAATTTCGACCAAGTTTCTCACCGTGCTGCTTCTCAAGTCACGGTCACACCGTTCGGTAGAGGTTATGAGGCCCTGGACTCCAGAACATGCATGCTGAATGAGATTATGATGGAATTGAACAATCCTAATATCTTTATTATTGGTGTGTACGGGATGGGTGGCGTGGGCAAGACAACACTAGTGAAACAGTTAGCTTGGCAAGCAAGGAATGATGGGTTATTTGATACTGTTGTTATGGCTACTATAAGTGGTTCGCCGAATCTTGAAAAGATTCATGAACAAATTGCTGATGACTTGGATCTGAAATTTAATAAGACGGTAAAAGAGGGAAGAGCAAGAGAATTACGCGGAAGGATAGGCAAGGAGAAGAGTATTCTGGTTATTCTGGATGACATTTGGGGGAAACTTGATTTGGAAGAATTGGGGATTCCTTTTGGCGACGATCACAAAGGATGTAAGTTGGTGGTAACATCGAGAGATCTTCACGTGTTGACTTGTGAAGTGGGGACTCAGAAAGAATTCAGACTTGATGTTCTACTCGAGGAGGATAGTTGGAAATTGTTTGAGAAAATGGCAGGTGATGTTGTTGTTCAAGAGTTTAATATAAAGCCTATTGCAGTAAAAGTGGCCAAATGTTGTGCTGGTTTGCCGCTTTTGATAGTTACGGTGGCAAAGGCTTTGAGAAAAAAAGACGCCTTTGCGTGGAAGGATGCCTTGAATCAATTAGAGAGATTCGATCAAGGAGGTTTGCTTGATAAAGTTTACTCTACTCTGGAATTGAGTTATAATTGTTTAGAGAGTGAGGAACTGAAGTTGCTATTCTCATTCATCGGTTCATTTGGACTCGATGACATCCACAATGGACAACTGATTATATTTTATTGGGGATTAGGCTTGTTTAGAAACTGTCACACGTTGAGAGACGCAAGAACCAGATACCACAAATTAGTAAACGACCTCAAGGCCTCTTCGTTGTTGCTCGAGTCCAGAGCTGAAGTGATTGGAATTCATGATCATGTACGACATGTGGCTAAATCAATTGCATCCAGGACTCGGCCAACCTATGGCATTCAAAGGTGTAGTAAAGTCGAAGAATGGCCAGAGATGGATCAGCTTCGAAAATACCATCAAATAATTTTGCCTTGGTCTTATATTTACAAGCTTCCTGAGAAGCTGGAGTGCCCAGAGTTGAAGCTACTTCTACTTGAAAATATAGGTGATTATTTGAAAGTCCCTGATAACTTCTTCTCCGGGATGATAGAGTTAAAGGTCATTAGTTTATTCGGAGTGGAGTTTTCTCCTTCTCCACCACTATCTCTTTGTCTCTTGACAAAACTCCAAACACTGGTTCTTGCTGGAAGTTTGTTAGGAGACATATCAATAATTGGAGAGCTGAAAAGTTTGAAGATTCTCAGGCTTGAAAGATCTGATCTTAAAGAACTCCCGAAAGAAATAGGACAACTAACTAATCTTCAATTTCTGAATATAACCAACTGCCCTAGACTGAGATTCATTCCTGCAAATGTTATTTCGAGCTTAACGTGTTTGGAAGAGTTGTACATGGGGAACTGCTTTATCCAATGGGATGTCAAGGGAAGCAAAAATCAAAGCGGCAATGCAAGTCTAGAAGAGCTTAGGAATCTGTCTCATCTAACTGCTTTAGACATAATGATTCAAGATGCTTCGGTTTTGCCAAGGGACTTGCAGGTGTTTGAAAAGCTTGAAAGGTACAACATATTTGTTGGTGATAAGTGGAAATGGTCATTGGCATGGTCTGGAGGTGTTCCTGAATCTTCAAGAGTACTTAAGCTCGAGGACAGTAGGAGTTTAAGCATTCTTTCGGATCGTGGATTTAACTTCTTGTTGAATTCAGCCGAGGACATGTGCCTTGCCAAAATACATTGTGTTGGAAATGTCTTTTACGAACTGAATAGGAAAGGTTTTCCGCAATTAAAGAATTTGTGCATTCAAGACAGTACTGAACTGAAGTACATCACTGACTCGTCCGGGTATGTTCATCCTGATCCGGCTTTACCCAACTTAGAGACTTTGGCTCTTCAAAATCTGATTAATCTGGAAGAAATATGCCACGGGCCAGTTCCAATTCAATCTTTTACCAAACTAAGATCTTTTGAAGTCAAAGGTTGTGACAAGTTGAAGAACCTGTTATGGTATTCCCTTGTTAGCAGCCTTCCTCGACTTAGTGAAATGAAAGTTTCTAATTGCAAAATGATTACCGAAATCATAGCTATGGAAGCATCTGAGGCGGATAACGAAAACGACAGGACCATGTTCCCCAAATTGCATTCTCTTGAACTTGAATGTTTGCCTAGTCTCATAAGTTTATGTTCTGCGCCATTGCCAGCTCATAATAGTCCCATGGCACTATTTGATCAAAAG GTTGGGATGCCCTGCCTTGAACTATTGAAGCTGTCTAAGATCAATTCTAGGAAACTGTGGGACGACATACTACCGGGTCGTTCTTGCATTCAAAACTTGACGAGTTTGACAATCGACAAATGTGGTATCAGAACGTACGCATTCTCATCCTCAATGGCTAGAGAACTTGTGAAACTGACGTATCTTGGAATTAGTAATTGCCAAATGTTGGAGGAGATATTTGTCTCAGATGAAAACTCAGGTTGTCTTCCTTTATCTCAGCAACCGTTCTCGAATAATGAG GTTATATTTCCAAACTTGGAGACGTTGGAAATCTCCCACATGGAACACTTGAAGTCAATATGGCACAATCAACTAGCTCCAAACTCCTTCTGCAAACTGAAACAGTTGAAAATTAAATTCTGCAGTGAAATATCAATTGTTTTTCCTTCTTGCGTGCTTGAAAAATTACAGAATCTGAAAACAGTGACTGTAACCGATTGTCCTGCTCTAGAAGTTGTATTCGAAACTCAAGGTGGTGGTAGACAAACAAGGTTGGAAATGCATTTGAAAACTCTCAATTTGAAAAATTTACCAATGCTGAAACACATATGGAGTGGGAATCCCAAAGAAAGCTTCAAGTTTCAAAACCTCTGCCTATTGACAGTTATTACATGCAAAAGCCTCAATCATGTTTTCCCCCTTGCTGTTGCCAAAGAGCTTCAGAATCTCCAAAAGCTTTATATAGCAGAATGTGGCATAGAGATGGTTGTGGCACATGATGAAATGGCTGACACAGTTCCGATACTTATCTTCCCTGAATTAACAGATTTGAGTTTTCGAAATTTGACACAACTTCGAAGCTTCTACTGTGGCTTACATACCTTGGATTGTCCCGTTTTAAGACGCGTGGATGTTCTTCATTGTGACAACCTCGTACTTTTCAAGCCAAAGTCTCTAAATTGCCAAGACATTGTCCCAGTTGATGTACTACCCCTTCTCTCAATTGAAAAG GTTGCGCCCAACGCAAGCGAGCTTATTCTGAACATCAAAGATGTCACTATGTTATGCAATGGTCAACTTAATGATGAGCATATCTACACAGTAACAGCTCTTCGCCTACGATGTTTTCATGACGAGTCTGACAAATTTCCAGCCGGTTTCCTCCAAAGGTTTATCAATCTCAAAAAGCTTTATGTGACATGTAGTTCCTTCACAGATATTTTATCACGTGACAACCACGGGTTTATATGGCAAGAGAAATCTGAGGTGCAACCAGTTATTCAACGTATCGAAACTTTGTGTTTAGTTAAATGCTCTAGACTGAAGGAAGTAGTTCCATCCTCAATGCTGTTTGAGAGTTTAGAGCAGTTGGAGGTGGGGAACTGTGCtggattggaaaatattttgaaatcatCAACAGTTGCTAATTTACCAAAACTTTGGAAATTATGCATAGATGGTTGTGTTAAGATTGAAGAAATAGTTGCAAGTGAAGATGAAAACGATGCGTCTGAGCTAGCTTTGAAATTGCGGTATCTGCGATTAACAAACTTACCAAGGCTAAGCAGTTTTTGCAAGGGAAAACATGACTTCAAATTTCCTCGACTGATGACATTATATGTTATAAATTGTCCCGTGATGGAAACTTTCTCACACGGAATGTTGAACGCGCCACAGCTCTTAGAAGTACGTGTAACGCCGCAAGCTGAATGGGAATGGAATGGTGACCTTAACactacaataaaaaaaattgcagcGAAAAGGGTAATGTGA
- the LOC131594576 gene encoding pentatricopeptide repeat-containing protein At1g53600, mitochondrial, which translates to MKQYARNIHQRITNAKSNLTHTTNFALNQTNPAKATNFVTHCNIKISENGRNGNVKAAETIFYRMSRKNTVTWTAMLTVYAKNGQIANARKLFDEMPERTTASYNAMVSAYIHNGCNVAKAYELFATIRDRNAVSYAAMITGFVKARKFDLAEKLYLEAPREFRDPVCSNALINGYLKMGEINEALRVFENVRESERDVVSWSAVVGGLCRDGKVGYARILFDRMPERNVVSWSAMIDGYMEKGLFENGFCLFLDMRREGVVEVNSTTMTIMIKGCGNCGGVKEGMQIHGLVSRLGFEFDGVLSNSIITMYSLFGCTDMSKKMFCAIANKELVAWNSLISGYVHNNEVDAAYGVFERMPEKDLISWTAMIRGFAMDGRIEKAIELFNMLKEKDDFVWTVIISGFVSNEEYEEALRWYVRMNREGCRPNPVTISSVFASSAALVALNEGLQIHSHVLKMNLEHDLSIQNSLISFYAKCGNVTDAYKIFIDVDEPNVVSYNSLINGFAQNGFGEEALNMYKRMQSEGLEPNRVTFLAVLSACTHAGLIEEGRNLFNTMKSRYRIEPEADHYACMVDLLGRAGLLDEAFNLIRSMPLKPHSGVWGALLAASKAHLRLDLAKLAAQHITELEPANATPYVVLSNMYSASGQKIEGELVRKSKDLKGIKKSPGCSWISIKDKVHLFLAGDQSHMNIEEIKAIILTIDKGMQWLYYCGF; encoded by the coding sequence ATGAAACAATACGCCAGAAACATCCACCAACGAATCACCAATGCCAAATCAAACCTCACACACACCACAAACTTTGCTCTAAACCAAACCAACCCTGCAAAAGCTACCAACTTTGTCACACACTGCAACATCAAGATTTCAGAAAATGGTCGAAACGGCAACGTTAAAGCAGCAGAAACAATATTCTACAGAATGTCTCGTAAAAACACTGTCACTTGGACAGCCATGCTTACTGTTTATGCCAAAAATGGTCAAATTGCAAACGCCCGCAAACTGTTCGACGAAATGCCTGAACGAACAACAGCTTCTTATAACGCTATGGTCTCTGCTTACATTCATAATGGGTGTAATGTCGCCAAAGCTTATGAGCTTTTCGCCACGATTCGCGACCGAAATGCGGTGTCATATGCTGCTATGATAACGGGTTTTGTTAAGGCAAGGAAGTTTGATTTGGCTGAAAAACTCTACCTTGAAGCTCCACGTGAGTTTCGTGACCCGGTTTGTTCCAATGCTTTGATAAATGGGTATTTGAAAATGGGTGAAATTAATGAAGCTTTGAGGGTTTTTGAGAATGTGAGGGAGAGTGAGAGGGATGTGGTTTCTTGGAGTGCTGTCGTTGGTGGTTTGTGTAGAGATGGGAAGGTTGGTTATGCTAGGATTTTGTTTGATAGAATGCCGGAGAGAAATGTGGTTTCTTGGAGTGCAATGATTGATGGGTATATGGAGAAAGGTTTGTTTGAAAAtgggttttgtttgtttttggatATGAGAAGGGAAGGTGTTGTGGAGGTTAATTCAACTACCATGACTATAATGATTAAAGGGTGTGGAAATTGTGGCGGGGTGAAAGAGGGAATGCAGATTCATGGACTTGTTTCAAGGTTGGGATTTGAGTTTGAtggtgttttgagtaattctATTATTACTATGTATTCCTTGTTTGGTTGCACCGACATGTCAAAGAAGATGTTTTGTGCTATCGCTAATAAAGAGTTAGTTGCATGGAATTCCTTGATATCTGGATATGTTCATAACAATGAAGTGGATGCAGCCTATGGGGTTTTTGAGAGGATGCCAGAGAAGGATTTGATTTCTTGGACTGCCATGATCAGGGGGTTTGCAATGGATGGAAGAATTGAAAAGGCCATTGAACTGTTTAATATGTTGAAAGAGAAAGATGATTTTGTATGGACAGTTATTATATCTGGTTTTGTGAGTAATGAGGAGTACGAGGAGGCTTTGCGTTGGTATGTCCGGATGAATCGGGAAGGGTGCAGGCCAAATCCTGTAACTATTAGCAGTGTTTTTGCTTCTTCGGCTGCTTTGGTGGCACTGAATGAAGGGCTTCAGATTCATTCCCATGTTCTGAAGATGAACTTGGAACATGATCTTTCGATACAAAATTCTCTTATATCATTCTATGCCAAGTGTGGAAACGTAACCGATGCCTACAAGATCTTCATAGACGTCGATGAACCAAATGTTGTCTCTTATAACTCACTCATCAACGGCTTTGCACAAAATGGCTTTGGCGAAGAAGCTCTCAATATGTATAAAAGAATGCAGAGTGAAGGCCTTGAACCCAACCGTGTTACTTTCCTTGCGGTTCTTTCAGCTTGTACTCATGCAGGACTGATTGAAGAAGGACGAAATTTATTTAACACCATGAAATCTCGTTACCGAATTGAGCCAGAAGCTGATCATTACGCTTGCATGGTTGATCTACTTGGCCGTGCTGGCTTGCTTGATGAAGCTTTTAATTTAATCCGTTCAATGCCATTAAAGCCTCATTCCGGTGTGTGGGGGGCTCTTCTTGCTGCAAGCAAGGCTCACCTACGTCTTGACCTTGCTAAGCTTGCGGCTCAACATATTACCGAGCTGGAGCCTGCAAATGCGACGCCTTACGTGGTATTATCTAACATGTATTCTGCTTCTGGACAAAAGATTGAGGGTGAGTTAGTAAGAAAGAGCAAGgatttaaaaggaataaaaaaaagTCCAGGTTGTAGTTGGATTAGTATTAAAGATAAGGTTCATCTGTTTCTTGCAGGGGATCAATCACACATGAATATTGAAGAGATAAAAGCAATAATATTGACTATAGATAAAGGGATGCAGTGGTTGTATTATTGTGGGTTCTGA